One Vicia villosa cultivar HV-30 ecotype Madison, WI linkage group LG5, Vvil1.0, whole genome shotgun sequence genomic window, tgcatgaacagtacatgtccgtacaCAAACAGTTGCATTAAAATTGGGATGGAGGACCAAAactgtataaaaagaaaataaggggaccaaaatcgtgaaaaacctaaaacagggggaccaaaactgtaatttaacctaattattattttataatttaactaatattatttaataacttaATAACGTTAACATTAACtaataactaataattattaactaataatattaatattaattaataatgtaaaCATTAACTATTAATCTTCATAACGTAAACAATACTTATTATATATTTGCTAAGGGAACTATAGATCTTATAACAAACAACAGTGCGTGTGGTAAGGGGTTTGACATGGAGTCTATGGTTCTTGGGTTCAATACCACATGGGAccaattttttaaactttgatattTAACATTTTAAGAAATGGCTAAAGGTCCAAattacaacttttttttttggcaggggtttTTCAAATATACTCCATATGACAGAGGTggaaataggtattaacccaaaattaaattattcaatttacaagaaaacatcaaaataaaaatttataaaataaaataaatgtgttaGACTAtcctaataaataaattaaaatgcatatatatatatatatatatatatacatatatatatatatatatatatatatatatatatatatatatatatatatatatatatatatatatatatatatatatatatatatatatatatatatatatatatatatatatatgataaaaccacaaattcaagtcgaaataaaataataagaaaatgttAGAATAAAAACGGTTGTTACAAGTAATTTTTACAAGGGGTAACTAATTATCCTAACTACCAACCTACTCTAAATGATGAGTTTATGAAAGGTCTtctaaaaattaaatagttttcTCTATTTCATCATTAGTTTGCGGGTGTTAAACAAAACTCAATTCAAGCTCGATTCTTAGTGACCTTTTACGCCGTGCTCTAAATGACAAGCTTATGAAAGGTCTTCTAAAATTGAATATGTTATTAAATGGATTATTTATGTTTGGATTGTTAACCATACAGTCAATGAAGCAGTTTAAACCTCAAAAACTAAAAAGGATTGAAACCTTATCAACACCAAACATTAATGAATAAAATGTATGTAGCCTAAAATTTACATGATTTTTTctataatagaaaataataataataaaataattaatactcTTAAGATTAACTACataaggaaagaaaaaaaaaaaaggtgtcttTATCTCTACATGTTTGATTTATTGTTAAATTTTAGTCATTTGATGACTAGAAATACTACTGATTTTTAATctacataataatataatatcacaCAAGAAATATAAGATGCATGATAAGAcaataatatgtaaataagatgAGTCAAGAAAGACATACCTCTATGGTTTAATGTGGAATGATGAGTCTTGAATCTAACTACAACTATGGATGGACCTTTAAGACTCTCTGCGTAATGACTCTATAGAGGATGAAGAAAACAACATCTTTTTGTTGAAGCTGATGAAATGTGAGAgttcaaatatttattatatattttgattctgTCAGGTCTCAACGGTcgaatgtttttttattttttattttatttgaattgtaGCCGTTGGAGATTCAAATACCGATGCCATGGTTATTACATAATAAGTAACAAATCAAAAATCTTGCTTTTATAAATCAATATACTTCGTACTTTAAGGGCATCCATTTCATAATTTGGTAATATTCCTTGGAATTTAATCCAAACTATTTATTGAAATTGTATAAGTTATTAACATGGTACCTAACTTCTATAGTTCTAGTAATTTTGAAGTTAAAATTTAAAGATCAATACTCTGATATCATTCAATTTAGTTGGATATGGGTACCCTTaaccaatcaaataaaataatttaatgttatgttatattttatttttatttattttaaaattaattaaaatttaaaagtaatTTACACTAAAAGTACTCGTACCCAACTATCTATTTTGGGTATCTAAGAATTATAAATCAATACATACCTATAATAGTGAATGACTTCTCTAATTAAATTTTCGATTTTAATTTGGTATATTTTacatttaatttaaaacaaagtTGGTGTTAATAAATAATTCCAACCTAGTAAAAGTTTGGTTAAAACTAAAAGTTGACTACAAAATCCCAAGAAAAAACTATGAAGAgttaaaatcatgcaaaacataATTGCACAATTgtaatattcaaaaataaaaaataaattaattctaatttataagTTAAGGATGATGACCTCGACCATGTGTGTGATTGTATGATGGTGATTATGGGAAGTTAGTGAATGATCCCTCCAACCCAAAGTTAGGATCTTTATAAGCAGCCTTTTGGGTTGGGTAATGAGAGAACCAATGATTAGTTGAGAGTAGGAGGAAGACTGATTCTTCCTCAAATATTGGAGGGATGAGTTTCTTCTTTATTGGTGTGACCCAAAAAGATCTCTCCTATACACCTCATATGCAACGTGGGGATATGGAAAATAGGTAATATGCATAGGTTTGAGATTGGCGACCTAGCCCACAATCGGGCGATGTAGAAGCGTGCCTGGCTGTCATTTTTATAAGTCACTTGGGGTCGTTTATACCATGGTATACTCCATTTATGGGCCCAATAAGATTATCAAATCATATAATCTCTTAATCACAAAGCCAGAGAAAGGTGAACTAATTAATTTAGATGCTAATGGTCTTTGTGAAACCTATGGTAATGTGTCCCTCAAGCATTGTTGGGGTGAGTCCCTCAAGTGTTTCCTAGAGGTGAAGTCTCTCATGCGTTGCTCGTGGCAAGTCCCTTAAGCGTTGCTTGGGCCGAGTCTTCCAAGCGTTGTTTGGGGGCGAATCCATCGAACATTGCTTGGGGGTAAATCCATCGAACATTGCTTGGGGGAGAGTCCCTTGAGCGTTTCTTAGGGGCGAGtctcacgtgaggtgagaggtCTTGTTGGCGGACGGTGCTGCTAGGTTGCCGTTGGGTTGTTAGATTGACCGTGTTATAGCTAAAAGGAGTGAAGTTCTCTCTAAGTAGAATTGGGTGGTACGGAGTGAATTTTCTGATCTCCCCTTTCTCCCATTGGGAAGAGCTATTTTATAGGCTTTCTTGGGCCTGGATGGTAAAATTATTGAGCGGTTATGCCTTACCTTTATGACCAAGGAAGTGGCCATGGGAAGACTTAGTCATCCTAGAATCATGGAGGAAGTGGTTCTTCCTTATGACTATCTCTCTGTAGTTAGTCAATGTTTGCCCATGTCATCACCCACGTACTAGGCTATTAGTAAAAAAGAAACCTAATCGGGCAGACTATATTCTCACATCTGGGCATCCTCTTGGCTGATTTCGGGTGGTCGGTGGCTTCGTTGGACGCCTTTGGGCGCCTCGTCTCTCTGCATTTTAATGAAATTCCCTGAAAGCTACCCCTCCTTAGGGCCTTGTAAAAATATAACACTACGCAGTCCCTCAAGCATGGAGGCTTGGTGAAGCACGAATTGGTTTGTACGACAGCTCATATTCTTAAGACTCTTTTGTACGGATCTATATTGAATGGAATTTTTCTTAATGTGGGCTTGCAACAAGTCCCAAAAGTGAGACCTAATAGTCGATTTCCTTAGGCGCGAAATTATGTCAAGTCTCTTATGCGAGACTTTATGTTTGATCTCACCTGAGGAAACTTCAAGTCCCTCAAGCATGGAATTAATCCTGTTCGAGGGAAATATCTAGGTCCCTCATGTGAGATTATATATTGAGCCTATCTCAAGAGACTCTAAGTCCCTTAGTCGGGGCATTTGACCTTCTTAGGTGGGACTTACATCGAGCCCTCAGAGAAGACTTAAGACCAAGTCTCTTAGGCAAGACTCTTTTCCCTCCTCTTTGGAGAGATTTATACTTCTTGGTCCCGCCCATAGAGGCTCTAAGTGCCCCAAGAAGAGATTTTAAATATCTTTGGAAGTATAAGTCCCTCAGGTGAAGTAATATGTAACCTGGACGATGAGACTCTAAGTTCTTTAGAAGAAGCATTGACCCTCTAGAGTGGGATATCCATCGAGCCCTCAGACAAGACTTAAGACTAAGTCTCTTAGGTAACACTCCAATATCGCCTCTTTGTCTATGTTTAGACTTCTTGGTCCTGTGCGAGGAAACAGTAAGTCCCCTAAGCGGAGAGTTTAAATAGTCTAAGAAATCTAAGTCGCTCAGGTAAAGAAATATGTAGCCTGGCTGATGAGACTCTAAATCCTTCAGGCGAGGCATTGTCCCTCTTGGGCAGGACTTCCGTCGAGCCCTTAGACAAGACTTAAGACCAAGTCTCTTAGGCAAGACTCCAGTCACGCCTCTTTGGCGAGTTTCATACTTCTTGGCCCTGTTCCATGAAATTTAAGTCCTCAAGCCAGAAAATTTAAATAGCCTGGGaatttgttgaagcggtaaagcggcaagtaaAAAGTAataagtattatttattaccgggtgatatagattatatcgtatcgtagtccatagagattggtagagaaaaactgtcgttcgactatctcgcgttataagtttcatgattgggtgcgaaaggtaaaatgcgggaaaagtaaataaaagcacatAACCAATCTATTATAGCTTAAGAGAATTCATTCCGGAATCGTATTTCTACttaacccgtcgaatacttaaatctgaagatctatcgcttaACATTCACAATATGCATCAACATCACCAGGCATCATCCGAgacgccacatcagtgtccatttctgcaacaccgacgaaagctcaaccgtactacaTAAGCGATTTTTctaccgacacaaacaacacagaggcattaaaatCAATACCCATTACGGTTATTAGTTCTAAATCCATGTCAGAAACCTAGAAACTAGCATATataattcctaatcaagatctatgatgtccatttctacaacaaaacaaatccgaagcatttaagcaaaaagatcaagaacaacaacaatgatgatttgtaaagagaatatataaacgatcccaagatcaacaaatatacatacaagagtggaaaaatatacatacaaactcCACAATTGGAATGGGTCACAGGGAAGAAAAAGAGCAAGCGAAAACTTCTCGTGTTTGTCGGCACAATCGGAGACCACCCGAGCTAAATCGACATGATGAGACACCCAATAGtgttgcttgaacctctaaactacaaagaatggatcagagctcaacatTATCCAAGAAGAGATGATCAAAACCCAAAAACACAAAGctgaactatttatacaaaaaccGAATTTCGCAGTGGGCGTGGCGCGCCCTAAGTCGGCGCGACGCCCCCTGTACTAAATGTACCAAACTGCCTAGCACGCGACAGCATGCGATGCGCCCTCTCACACGCGACACACCCTTCACCAGAACAACAACTTTATTTCTCGAAACGCCTTcacagccgtgtcttcgacactttattcctcgaggctccgacaACGCAGAgaaacctacaaaaatacaacaaaactatcaaacggcacatatttacacgaaaacataataaaactcaaagtatacgaatttacacaaaaacggggaattattcaacggtattaacagaaagtatcgataagtgccactatttacatacacaaaataactatattttggcacttatcagaatTTTATGTCCCTTAAGAAAAGTAATATGTAGCCTGGCTAATCAGTGTCTATGTCCTTCATGAGAGGCATTGACCCTCCTGGTCGGGACTTCCATCGAGCTCTCTGACAATACTTAAGATTAAGTCTCTTAGGAAAGACTTTAGTCGCGCTTCTTGGGCGAGATTTATATTTATTGGTTCCACCGATGAAACACTAAGTCCCTCAGGCGGAGAGTTTAAATAGCCCCGGAATTCTAAGTCCCTCAAGTGAAGTAATATGTAGCCTGGCCGATTAGACTCCAAGTCTTTCAGGCAAGGTATTTACCCTATTGGGCAGGACTTCCGTCGAGCCCACTAATAAAACTTGAGAATAAGTCTCTTAGGAAAGACCGTGGTCGCGCCTCTTGGACAAGATTTATATTTCTTGGTTTGACATGAGGAAACTCCAAGTTCCCCAGGCGGAGCGTTTAAATAGCCTTGTAATTCTAATTCCCTCAGGCGAAGTAATACGTAGCTTTCCGATGAGACTCTAAGTCCTTAAGGTGAGGCATTGATCCTCTTGGGAGGGACTTCCATCGAGCTCTATGTCAATACTTAAAACTAAGTTTCTAAGGCAAGACTTAGTTGCGCCTCTTGGGCGAGATTTATATTTCTTGGTACTTCCCAAGGAAACTCTAAGTTTCCCAGGCGGAGAGTTTAAATAGCTTAGGAATTTTAGGTCCCTTAGGCAAAGTAATATATAGCCTGGCCTATGAGACTTTAAGTCCCTCCGACGAGGCGTTCTGCTTCTCGAGCTAGAATCCTATTGAGCCCATAAGCAAATCTATTAATCCAGTCTCCGGTCTGAACATGGGTTGCGCCTATTAGGTTTGACTTATCACATGTCGTACCTTATTTTAAAGCCTCGAGGGCGGCCATGACGAAGTCCAACACACCAAATATTGCCTCAACACGTAACGATGACCTTGGTTATGAATTCATGCATAAGATATCACCTCGAGGGGCGTCAAGCATCTTTGTTGAGAAGTTCATCATAAGATATTGCCTCGAGGGGTGGCTTGGACCTTTCGGTGGATGTGTAGCATATTTGCGTTTCCTCAATGGGCGGCAAGGATTTTCTTGTGGAAGTCCAGTGTAACATTTCCTCGAGGGACAGAAAGGATCTGCCTGTGGAAGTCCAGCGTAAACATTGCCTCGAGGGGAAACAAGGATCTTCTTGTGGAAGACTATCGTAAACATTTCCTCGAGGGGCTGGAAGGATCTTATTATGGAAATTCGGCGTAAACATTGCTTTGAGGGCGGAAAGGATCTTCTTGTGGAAGTTCAGTATAAACATTGCCTTGAGGGGCAGCAAGGATCTTCTTGTGGAAGTCCAACATAAACATTGCCTCGATGAGTGGCAAGAATTTTCCCGTGTACTAGAAAATTCTATTTTAGTGACCGAAAAATTTTGGTCACTATAGTGAccaaattagccaccaaaatcTGATATTAATGAacaaattttaagaggtcacaaTATCagtcactaaaataaatcagccaccaatttagagaccaaaattttgtGACCACCTATTCAGTCAcgaaaaaatgtttttatatacaatttaatttatatataaaaattatagaccgaaattttggtcactattattatttttttgttttctttttctatttttaattctatttattatgttactatttcctttccattttttttaaagattttaattctgtttcaatttttaatttttacaaaaagtttcaactttttttattgttttaacaaataaaatatttatataaaaatatatgtatatatgtttaattataaaatattataatagataTATGTTAGTGTAGTGGCAAGATCTTATTAAGATATATAGAGGTCACAAGTTCGATTCATAGGTATCACTATTAAAAGTAGATTGCCAATGAAATCACTTGCTTTCAAGATTAGATCCGTCAATTTGCgttcataaaaaattatttttatatacaatttaatttatataaaaaaattagagaccgaaatttcaATCACTGatatttttgattttctttttctattttttaattctctttattatgttttttttccattttttaaaaattttaattttctttcaatttttaatttttactagAAGTTTcatcttttttaatattttaacaaataatatatttttataaaaatatatgtatatatgtttagatataaaatataacaatagatgATAAATGGTGTAACAGTAAAGTCTTATTAAAATACGTGGAGGTCAcgagtttaatttttaaatttcagtAGCTAAATTCGTCGAAGAAAATGAGTCTTGGAGTTGGGAAAACATAGAAGTATCACAAacttcacaatacatcacaaACTTCTACACGCAACAAGTTGCCTCAAAACGATGTCACATGATAGAACAGGGAGGCCGAGGCATAATTCTTCTCCTTCAAATTATCATGAAGAAGATTCATAGACATCGCCAATGCTATATCaacaacattttttatttttggttttgctCAAATTCCTTCCATCATAATATTCTAGTTTGAGGGACGGTTTAACATCAAAGTTTCTGATAGGAAATAAATGCAGAAATTAAATTCCCTTTTGTGTCAGGGAAAGtctgagagaaagagagagtatTTTGGGAATAATATTTTCTGCTTTTTCATTGATTTTCTGCATCTTTAAATAGACTGCAAGGAGTACAAATTGTGCCTTAATTATAGGATCTAGAGACACTTGTCATGATCCACTACAATTGATAAAAACTCATTCATTCTTAACCTAAATGCTTGCAGGTACTAACGGTAAATAAAAGAAAGCTGGAGATAGTACTATGACAGCTCATAGTCTTATCACAATACAAGATATTTTATTTCAGTTTCTAAACCTAATGGGCAATTGGGCTGATCTCTTGGGCCTTTCCCTTGGCACAATAGTGGAGCTGCTGTTGctattttctttgtttgttttgctGGGCCCTATCTTATCTGTAACAGTTTCCATCTTTCTCCGTCGAGATTCGAACTTTTATTTCTTATATTCAACATTGGTTTAAATGATACTCGTGTTTGGAACTTTGATTTATAATAATACCttcacttttttaaaaaaaatctaaaaaataaataattaaactgaAGTGGTAAGGTATATATTATATGCCACCAATTCAATAcaacatatattatataaatcCCATAATTTTCTAATGACAAAAGGAAAAACAAATATCACATTACATAAAAAGCACTACTCTTTATGCAAAAGCATACAAGAAAATAACAACAAAGGATAAGAAGTTGAAAATGTGATAGGACATATAAAAGAATCACTTAACACTTAATGTAGACTTTGAAAAACAATCATATCGACAAGCAAATAAATCCTCACCCTAGTCGGAgagattcaaattcaaactttatTCACACTCGAGCAATATTTTCGGATCTCACCCTGGTTGCCGGTTAGAGGGCTGAGATTTCCCATCTTAATCATTGCGTTAGCGAAATCCAAACCGAAAAGTACTGCATTGTTGGCATAATCTGAAACTTTGTTGTCTGTGGAACCATAACTTCCATTATAGAGTTGTTGATCAGAATGCAAAAGACCCTTATTGGACAATAAGTCTTTGTAATATGCATTGTCAAAGATGTCTGGAGTTGTGGTGTCTAATGGAGATAAGTAGTTATCATTACCAATGCTTGGACAATTTGCTTGCAATGATTTTTTGTAATAAGAATCAATATTGCTTTCGTTGTAAATCCTTGATCGGTAGACTGCGCATTTTGATTTGCCTATTGTGTGAGCACCTGAAGATTAATAAATCAACGTTTGTTATTTCGTCAAAAATTGCAGTTTTGGTTGCAGATGTGGTAGTGATTGTGGGTGCTGCTACGCACAATGTAGTAGTTGCAGCTTGAATTCTAATACACAGTTGAGAAAAGTTTAAGTTAAAAAATTTCACTGCTtaagaagaaaattgagttttggattcttagattttgaattttaatgaaaATACCTAAACATACATGGCAAAATTGGCTAATGTAATGCTTAATACGGTCTCACGTCGGATTTTAAATTATACCACAATTACGATCCGATGTGGTCGATGAAACTACAACATCAGCAATGTTACGGCCCCAATTGCCGCTGCAAACTAGAAATAACAAAATGGGCCAACCCACCTAGTATGTCGGTTTTCCCCGCATTTTTGTATCGAGTGGACAAAGATTTTAGACCTGCACTCTCTAATATATCCACTGCTATTTTTTTTGAGCTTTTGCGAGCGGTggcattaataattttttattttttctggaAATTTTAGCTTTTTAGTTGGCCCGCTTCGCCCCACACTACTATATCCATAGCAAGGTTTTTGGCCCACACCCTCACCTATGTATGCAgtgttttttgtgtgtttttgCAGGGCGATTCTAAATGAAGCGGGCATGTCCGTTTGCTATCCATGTCTGGTTAAGTTTTCAGTTAATGGATGTTTAGTTACCTGATAAAGCAACCATTTCATCAGCTGAGAAACCCTTTTTTCCGAAAGCAGCAATAAGGCCCTTTAGGTCAAGAAATGGAGATGGTAAATCTGAATTAGCAGCCTTCAAATTTGCTGTTGTTGAGTCTCTTCTTCCATTAGGTACTCGCCAAAAAGGACCACCAAGCTAAGAACAAATTTATCATTCATCAATACTTCTCACTACAAACACTTGAACAAATTTTAGCGATTtcgtaaaataatacttacagcGACAACAGAATCTCTTGCTGCAACAGCTAAGATATCTGCACACGAAACAACCTGAGGGCACCGTATCTCCAATAAAGCTTTTACAGTGTCTATGATTTCATAACCTCTTAGAGAATTGGCATTGGGACGGGCATTTTGTTCTCCCTTGAAATTTTCTGTGTCCTTTAACAATATTGATGCATCACATCCCTTCAAAAATAAAGCAACCATATTAGAACTGTTTTCATAAAAAGAGgtgtaaaaaaacattaaaaaaatacagAGAAAATTACTTGAACAAAGCAGTCATGAAAATGAAGACGGAGCAACGATGCACCCAACCGACGATCATTCAACACCGCTCTGGTTATTTCTTCCTTAATGATTTGAAGAGCACCAGGACACCTAGTTTCATAAAAAGTGGAACTCAACTTACCAAAAGGATCAGGTATGTTAGAAGCAACATAAGTAGTTGCTGAAGGAACTATATTTGATGCTGACATTATGCTAACGAGACATATCAATACACAAATTCTAAGTTTATTATCAgccatattaatattatttagtaGAAACTCTCAAGGtatgataaatatattataagatatgTTTCTGATTTGTAGTTGTTATATATTGAAATGTGTTACCTATTTATACATATAGGAATTATGTAGTTTGCAATATTTTTTTAGCGAGTTAGGGACACGTCCTTGTGTGATTACATTACAACAAAGAACATTGTGGACATCCATTTCTAGAAGATATTTTGATGTAAATTTTTGATTTCATGCAATGTTAGCTGGATTATGCTAAGCTAGTTGAATAGTTGATTCATTGAAGAGTTTATGGCGCATGCATTCCACTctcttaatataaaaattatttgtaccctGCATTATTGGGAATATACAGTCTTAAGTATTAGTCAACTGAAAAAGATagacatattaaaaaaaataccattgtttttttttttcctcGAATTTCACTAGTTAGACTAATTAAATGCATTCATATAGGGAATTATAGttgtatatttttaattttttatctgcaaaatacaataaaataactcAAATATAAGCACGAGATATAACTTGATAAGAGCTTAAGAAATACAAACACTGCACTATAGCATATAGAATTAAATAAGGTCTAAAAACCAACCTCTCCCACAGCACAAGAAAACTAGAAAATAGTTAAACCTCCACTTTAGGATGCTGGTAAATATGAAAAGGACCTTGTTTACGTTTGTTTTTGGTAAACAATCACGAGTTTTAATTTACTTGTAAGATCAAAATCAAAAACTCTTGAATTACTATGTGTGAAACATTTAGAAAAAGTGTGACTGTGCTGTAAAATTTCCTAATGCAAATAGTTAAAGAAATTGAGCAAATGCTCTTAAATTAAGAAGGACaaaaaaaagtaaattataaaagaaaatataaagtgtttaaattaaatatgGGACACAAGTTCATATGTTTTCTCACAGAATCAAGATCTCAATCAATCGAATATGAGAGttctaaagaaaataaaaataaaatgtgacTCCTGCTTACAAAAATGAAATCTAATTAGATTCTATGCACATCAATAACtgtcaataataattttatttaagaatttGACAAGTATCTCTAGGTGGGATTTTGTCTTCTGATGTGTTCTCACGTGTCTTTGGTTCTCAAACCGCTTCAAACCATTACTGTTGTCGATAACGTCTTCAAGTTACCTAATCATATCTTTCGAAAATCCCACTTGTCGAATTCGCAACTTGGTGTTGACAACATGACTTAACTACCTACACTTAGTATTTATATCCACCTTGTATCTcacatctacaatataagaaagttaactGCTCTTGAAAATACCGATTTTCCCCCTTGCTTCTATGTTGTTCCACGTGGACAACTTATTTGCAAAGCTTCCCAATCTACCTCATGGAATCACgtttctctctcatttttttctctttcacatttctctttctctctcactttttctctttttctctctttttctctttctctctacaGAAGGTGGGgttgttcttcctcttcctcaatCTTCTCC contains:
- the LOC131606373 gene encoding cationic peroxidase 1-like, coding for MADNKLRICVLICLVSIMSASNIVPSATTYVASNIPDPFGKLSSTFYETRCPGALQIIKEEITRAVLNDRRLGASLLRLHFHDCFVQGCDASILLKDTENFKGEQNARPNANSLRGYEIIDTVKALLEIRCPQVVSCADILAVAARDSVVALGGPFWRVPNGRRDSTTANLKAANSDLPSPFLDLKGLIAAFGKKGFSADEMVALSGAHTIGKSKCAVYRSRIYNESNIDSYYKKSLQANCPSIGNDNYLSPLDTTTPDIFDNAYYKDLLSNKGLLHSDQQLYNGSYGSTDNKVSDYANNAVLFGLDFANAMIKMGNLSPLTGNQGEIRKYCSSVNKV